A part of Maniola hyperantus chromosome 14, iAphHyp1.2, whole genome shotgun sequence genomic DNA contains:
- the Polr3H gene encoding DNA-directed RNA polymerase III subunit RPC8 isoform X2 — translation MVVLNVGLCIALFDITHVGHSYIFPGDGSSHTEVKFRYIVFRPLVEEILIGKIRSCSREGVHVTMGFFDDILIPVNALQHPSRFDETDQAWVWEYPKEDGEKHDLFMDSGESIRFRVTSEAFEESLPSGPPGTECPVQTVAPYRLVGGINEPGLGLLTWWETPDQDDDGDENEEQENDE, via the exons ATg GTAGTGCTCAATGTTGGCCTATGTATAGCGTTATTTGATATAACACACGTTGGACATTCATATATATTTCCTGGTGATGGTTCGTCCCACACTGAAGTTAAATTCAGATACATAGTATTTAGGCCTCTAGTTGAAGAAATTCTAATAGGAAAAATTAGAAGTTGCAGTAGAGAAGGAGTACACG TCACAATGGGATTTTTCGATGATATTCTAATACCTGTGAATGCACTACAACATCCATCCAGATTCGATGAGACAGACCAAGCATGGGTATGGGAGTACCCAAAAGAAGATGGAGAAAAGCATGATTTGTTCATGGACTCAG GTGAATCAATAAGGTTCAGGGTGACAAGTGAGGCATTTGAAGAGAGTTTACCCTCTGGCCCTCCCGGCACAGAGTGTCCAGTACAGACAGTGGCCCCATACAGACTTGTGGGTGGTATCAATGAACCAGGCCTCGGCTTATTGACGTGGTGGGAGACACCGGACCAAGACGACGATGGTGATGAAAATGAGGAACAAGAAAatgatgaataa
- the Polr3H gene encoding DNA-directed RNA polymerase III subunit RPC8 isoform X1, with protein MFVLSEMKDVIRVTPEHFHQSLTESITTLLNRKLANKVVLNVGLCIALFDITHVGHSYIFPGDGSSHTEVKFRYIVFRPLVEEILIGKIRSCSREGVHVTMGFFDDILIPVNALQHPSRFDETDQAWVWEYPKEDGEKHDLFMDSGESIRFRVTSEAFEESLPSGPPGTECPVQTVAPYRLVGGINEPGLGLLTWWETPDQDDDGDENEEQENDE; from the exons ATGTTTGTTTTATCGGAAATGAAAGATGTAATCCGAGTTACACCTGAACATTTTCATCAAAGTTTAACAGAATCTATCACTACCTTGTTAAACAGGAAACTTGCTAATAAG GTAGTGCTCAATGTTGGCCTATGTATAGCGTTATTTGATATAACACACGTTGGACATTCATATATATTTCCTGGTGATGGTTCGTCCCACACTGAAGTTAAATTCAGATACATAGTATTTAGGCCTCTAGTTGAAGAAATTCTAATAGGAAAAATTAGAAGTTGCAGTAGAGAAGGAGTACACG TCACAATGGGATTTTTCGATGATATTCTAATACCTGTGAATGCACTACAACATCCATCCAGATTCGATGAGACAGACCAAGCATGGGTATGGGAGTACCCAAAAGAAGATGGAGAAAAGCATGATTTGTTCATGGACTCAG GTGAATCAATAAGGTTCAGGGTGACAAGTGAGGCATTTGAAGAGAGTTTACCCTCTGGCCCTCCCGGCACAGAGTGTCCAGTACAGACAGTGGCCCCATACAGACTTGTGGGTGGTATCAATGAACCAGGCCTCGGCTTATTGACGTGGTGGGAGACACCGGACCAAGACGACGATGGTGATGAAAATGAGGAACAAGAAAatgatgaataa